The following proteins are co-located in the Apium graveolens cultivar Ventura chromosome 5, ASM990537v1, whole genome shotgun sequence genome:
- the LOC141661052 gene encoding putative nucleoredoxin 1 yields the protein MPLSGHFIPYNNKDAFSADLKDVYNDLLPLNNFEVVLVVQDDHCEGQIIPVSSTTDPQEEFKDLFSSMPWTAIPFSDAGSMKRSENRLFKREEYGPPVMFVIDSTGIILQTHHVWDILRDFGALGFPFSDTRIWLKSC from the coding sequence ATGCCACTATCCGGTCACTTTATCCCATACAACAACAAGGACGCGTTCTCTGCGGATTTGAAGGACGTCTACAATGATCTACTGCCACTCAATAATTTTGAGGTGGTTTTGGTTGTCCAGGATGATCATTGTGAAGGACAAATTATACCAGTTTCTTCTACAACAGACCCTCAGGAGGAATTCAAAGATTTGTTTTCTTCGATGCCATGGACCGCCATTCCATTTTCAGATGCAGGATCCATGAAACGTAGTGAAAACCGCCTTTTCAAGCGTGAAGAATATGGTCCACCTGTCATGTTCGTCATTGACTCAACAGGGATAATTTTGCAAACTCATCATGTCTGGGATATTTTACGGGATTTTGGAGCCTTAGGCTTTCCTTTTAGTGATACCAGAATATGGTTGAAAAGTTGTTAG